The Flavobacteriales bacterium genome has a segment encoding these proteins:
- a CDS encoding DUF3341 domain-containing protein: MANSVIYAMYDDDQTLMSAAKQLVDKGIRVKDCYSPFPVHGID, encoded by the coding sequence ATGGCGAATAGTGTGATATATGCGATGTACGATGACGACCAGACACTGATGTCTGCTGCCAAGCAATTGGTAGATAAGGGAATCAGGGTCAAGGATTGTTATTCTCCATTCCCCGTGCACGGGATAGACC